The Usitatibacter rugosus genome segment CCGAGTTCGCGTGGCGCCTCGCCACGGCCGCGCCCGATCAACGCACCTCGATGCTCTTCCTGCGCATTCCGTCCCCGTCGCTGTGGGAGTGGATGCGCGAGAACGCGTGGCCCGTGATGGTCTCGGCGATCGTGCTGCTGCTCCTGTGGCTGGGCCGCATCGTGCCGCGCTTCGGGCCGCTCGAGCCCGAGCCCGCGCCGGTGCGCCGCAGCCTCATCGAACACCTGCGCGCGGCCGGACGTTTCGTGTGGTCGCGCGGCGAGGCGCAACGCCTGCTCGAGGCCGTGCGCGATCGCGTGTGGCGCTCGGCGCTGCGCCGGCGCGGCGGCCTTGCCGGCCTCGCGCACTCCAAGGCCGAAGACACGCTCGTGAGCCTCACCGGGCAAACACCGGCCACCGTGCACCGTGCGCTGAACGGCGGCGGAACGAGCCCCGTCGCATTCGTCACCACAGCCGCGGCATTGCAGGGCCTCGAGTCGGGCCTCGCCCACAGCCTTCGTCATACCGCCGACTCTCGTCATTCCCGCGCAGGCGGGAATCCAGCACCGTCCAAGAACAAGGGAGCCCCTTCATGAGCACCGAGATGCAGATTCCGCCCGACGCGCCCGAGAAGGCCGCGGCGCTGATCAACGCCGTCGCAACCGAGATCCGCAAGGTCGTGGTGGGCCAGGACGAGGTGATCGCGCAATCGCTCGCCGGGCTCGTGGCGGGCGGCCACGTGCTGGTCGAGGGCGTGCCGGGCCTGGGCAAGACGCTGCTCGTGAAGGCACTGGCCCGCACGCTGCGCGCGAGCTTCGCCCGCATCCAGTTCACGCCCGACCTCATGCCCTCGGACGTGACGGGCCACACCATCTACGACGGGGCGACGAGCACCTTCGTGTCGCGCAAGGGGCCGGTGTTCACGAATTTCCTCCTGGCCGACGAGATCAACCGCGCGCCGGCGAAGACGCAGGCCTCGCTGCTCGAGGTGATGCAGGAGGCGCAAGTCACCATCGAGGGCACGGCGCACCCGCTCACGCAGCCGTTCATGGTGTTCGCGACGCAGAACCCGATCGAGCACGAAGGCACGTATCCGCTGCCCGACGCGCAGTTGGACCGCTTCCTGCTCAACGTGCGCATCGGCTACCCCGCCGCGGATGAAGAGGTGCGGCTCACACGCCAGGTGACGCAGTCGATGGTGGGCGACAAGCTCAACGTCGAGGCGGTGCAGCCGGTGCTCGAGGCGAACCAGGTCCTCACGCTGCAGAAGCTGGCCTCGATGCTCACCGTCGACGACAAGGT includes the following:
- a CDS encoding AAA family ATPase, which gives rise to MSTEMQIPPDAPEKAAALINAVATEIRKVVVGQDEVIAQSLAGLVAGGHVLVEGVPGLGKTLLVKALARTLRASFARIQFTPDLMPSDVTGHTIYDGATSTFVSRKGPVFTNFLLADEINRAPAKTQASLLEVMQEAQVTIEGTAHPLTQPFMVFATQNPIEHEGTYPLPDAQLDRFLLNVRIGYPAADEEVRLTRQVTQSMVGDKLNVEAVQPVLEANQVLTLQKLASMLTVDDKVIDYAVRLARATRDHAGLTRGAGPRASIALIRAARASALANARPFASPDDVKQVALAVLRHRVSVSPEFEIEGRDADSILGDLLQSVEAPRL